The DNA region GTCGGTTTGATAAACTTCTGCTACTGCCATCATCTGGTTTGTTTGCGCTAAGTCTGCAATGCCAGAAGCACTAATTTTTTCTCCAACTCGCGTATGAATTTTGATGATTTGCCCCGCCATCGGTGCTTTGATGTAAGCACCCGCTAACTCGGTTTGAGCATGTTTAAGTGTGGCGATCGCATTTTCAACTTCTGTCTTGGCTGCGGCGACATCTACAGGTCGGACTTCTGCAATACTGTTAAGTGTGGCTTTGGCTTCATTAACTTGCTTGCTACCAGTGGCGTTAGTACGGGCGAGTGCTGCTTTAGCTTCGGCAAGTTGTTTGCTAGCAGTGGTGTTAATCCGGTTGAGAACTGCTTTGGCTTCGTCTACTTGCTGTTTGGCAGTTTCTACAGTCAAACCTTTGCTATCGTACAAAGAATTAGAAATTGCACCTTGAGAATAGAGCTGCTGATAACGTTGATATTCGGCTGAGGCATTTTTGAGTTCTGCCTCTAGCTTCTTAATGGTTGCCTCTTGCGCTATTTTGTCGCCTTCCCACTGTGCCTCTATGCGGAATATCGCTTCCTGTTGCGCTGTTCTGTCTCCTTGGGATTGGGCCTGGAGACGTTCAACGCTTGCCTGCTGGGCCTGAATTTCTCCTGCTTTTGCTCCTGCTTGCACTTGAGCGAGTTTAGCTTGAGCAACTCTGACTTGTTGTTGGGCTTGTAGTACAGCAGTTTGCAAGCGATCGCGAGCATCTAAAATTGCTACCACCTGTCCAGCTTTAACGCGATCGCCTTCTTTGACTAGAATTTTGGCAATGCGATCGCCATCCAATGCTAAAGGCGCAAACAAGCTAATTACCTCTGCTTCCGGTTCTAGCCGTCCTAATGCAGCTACTTTTTGAATCTTGGGCGTGGTTTCAACTGGTTCAGATTTCTCGGTTTGAGCAACTAATCCAAACTGAGAAATCCCATAAGCAACAATTCCACCTGTAATAGCAGTTGCTGCAATTACTAATGTAATTAACCCTTTTTTAGAAGCTTTTTTTGACAGCTTTTGAACCATGTTTTTTCCTCTCATAAAAACTTATTTTATCTATCTTAAATGAGTCAGCTTGTTTCAAAAATAATTTAGGTTAACTTATTATACATATAGCAGTTTACAACCAGCATAAGTTACATAGCCTAACTCTCTAAACTTGATAGAACGTGCGTTTGAGCTTTTATTTCTGCTGGATATTGCGGTAAATATACTGTCAGCATTTTGCCTAACAACGCACATTGTTCAATAAAATCAATTGTTTCATTACCCCATAACTTCTCCAGAATTAAACCATCTACAAAGCTCAAAACAAAGGAAGCCAATACCGAATCTTGGATACCAAATAAATCGCCAATCACCTTTTGATAGCGCTGATTATTCCGCTTAAAAATGCTATTTTTTAACATTTCTTTAGAGTCTTTGTGTTGGCAAAAATCAATCCAAATGTAAGTCCATTTAATGAAGTAATCTTCGTTTTTTACTAGATATCTTCCTAATGCTTCCATTGATTCTTGTAGCGTTTGCGCTCCTTGTAGTTCAGCTAATGCTGTACTTAAGTCTTGCTCACAAATCTCCTGCGCCAATTGCTCAAATAGAGCTTGCTTGCTAGGAAAATAGTGGTACAACGTACCAGTAGAAACCCTTAATCCCTCAGCAATTTGGCGCATAGTGATGGAACCATAACCTTTTTCGGCAAATAAATCAAAGCACTTGTCGAGCAGTTCTTTACGGTATTGCTCATGGTCAACAATCTTAGGCATGATTCAACTTATTTATATCGAATGCTCGTTATATATTAATATAGCATCTTTATTGCTGATATATAAAAGCATAGTTGATTGATTTCAATCAAATAGATGAGTGTGGGAGTCATAACTAAACATAAAAAAGTATAAAAAAATATTATATAATAGGATAATCTATGTGTTTTTAATTAAGTACAATGTATGCCTTATCGGAGAAAGTTTTTAACAAGAGCAGGATATACTACCCTTTCTGCGTTATTAACTATGGGGTTTTTACAAAAAGATAAGCAAAAAGAAGAGCCTAGTGCAAAAGAACTAGTACTCAATTATACAGCTAAAAACTACCCACTTCGGGAATTAGCTGCTGCAAAAGGAAAACGTTATGGCGCAGCAATTTCTAGTGATATTTTGCTAAAAGATAAGGATTACGCTAACCTGATTGCTCGTGAATGTTCGATTGTGACACCGAATGGTGAATTAAAATGGAACGCCACTGAACCACAGCAAGGATTATTTACCTTTGAATCAGCAGATGCGATCGCTAATTTTTGCCAAAAGCATAATATAGACATGCATGGGCATACCCTTTTCTGGCACATGGGAAAACCAGACTGGCTTCCTTACCCGCCCACTCTTAAAATGATCGAACGGCATGTTAAGGGAGTCATGGGGCATTATCGCAATAGCAAGGTTTTAAAGTCTTGGGATATTGCCAATGAAATTATCGCTGATAATGAAAATGAAACTGATAACCCTACCTACGGTTTGCGTAAAGGAGTAAAACCAGAATTAATTCGGGATTTGTTTTTAATTGCCGCATCAGTTGATAACAGCAAGGAATTTTACCTAAACGATTTCGGCATTGAAGGCGCTACATGGAAATCAGAACGTTTTTTAAAAATGGTCGAATATCTGAAGAATAGTGGCGTTAAAATTGACGGGGCAGGTATCCAATCGCATCTATGGTTTTCTACTGCATATTCTTTTGACGAGAAAGGATTTAATTCTGTTTTAAAACGGCTTAATGATCTTGAAGTGAAACCAATAATTACAGAATTAGATATTATTATTGATGCTCCACTACCCGATAGTATCGAAAAGCTAGACCAGATGATAGCCGACAGTTACAAGCGATATCTTGACCTATGCTTTGCGGCTAAAGTTGATACTGTAATTACATGGGGGCTTACCGACCGTCATACCTGGATACGTCATCCCGATTGGATGCCAGGAAAAACTTTTAGGGACAATCCAAATCTCTGGAAATTTCTGCGTCCGCTTCCCTTCGATGAAAAGTTTCAACCTAAACCTGCTTACAATGCTATTGCCCAGGCTTTTGAGCAAGCAACTTAGGCTTACTCCACCCAGACGTAAATAGTAGACATCTGGTGAAAATGAATTGTTTTGACATTGCAATGCAACGTCTCTACAAAGGTTTCAGGTAACGCATAATTAATTTCTGGACATATTTAGTGCATTTAACTATTATTTCAAGCGAAGTATCTCGCCAGATACTTCGCTAGTTACTAGCACAAAACTTGAATCAGGCCTGCTCACTAATTAATGGCTCAATCATGCTAGAAACTTAGGAAATTTTGTACTGATAAATATTAGGAATCTATTCTTTTTTTGTTGACTAGGCATACTCCAAATTTCTCGCAAAAATAATGTGGCTAGAAACCAAGGCTCAAGTAAGTAACGTCTCCAAAGTCTTTTAGGTTCAGACAATAAACGATACAACCATTCCAAGCCCATCTTTCCCATCCAGCGAGGAGGAGTAGGTATTGCTCCTGCTACATAGTCAATACAGGCTCCACTAGTCAAAATAGTATTGGTATGAATATGTTCAAGATTTTCGTAAATCCACTGTTCTTGGCGTGGCATACCCATCCCCACCATCAATACATGAGGTTTGTAAGCATTAATTGCAGCCAGAATAGCAAGATTTTCTTGACTATCTTTATTCATGTCAATATAGCCATGAGCGCAAGCAATTTGTAACCCAGGAAATTTGCGGCACAAAATACTTGCTCCTTTTTCAGCGACTCCCGGCTTTGAACCTAAATAAAATACACGCCAGCCTTTATCAGCCGCTTCCGCCATCAAAGGCCATACCCAGTCAGCATAAGTTACTCTTTGTTCTCGTTTCATAGGAAAACCCAATAGCTTTCCAATAAACAATAAAGGCATACCATCAATATGGGTATATTTTGCCTTGGCATAAAAAGCTTGCATTTTTGGATCATTATGGAAGAGATAAAGACTATGCATATTGTGATTAGCAATAATCCATTTTTTATTCTTCTCAATAGATTCTTCAATCAATAAATTTAACTCTGGGATAGAGAGTGCAT from Nostoc commune NIES-4072 includes:
- a CDS encoding HlyD family efflux transporter periplasmic adaptor subunit, encoding MVQKLSKKASKKGLITLVIAATAITGGIVAYGISQFGLVAQTEKSEPVETTPKIQKVAALGRLEPEAEVISLFAPLALDGDRIAKILVKEGDRVKAGQVVAILDARDRLQTAVLQAQQQVRVAQAKLAQVQAGAKAGEIQAQQASVERLQAQSQGDRTAQQEAIFRIEAQWEGDKIAQEATIKKLEAELKNASAEYQRYQQLYSQGAISNSLYDSKGLTVETAKQQVDEAKAVLNRINTTASKQLAEAKAALARTNATGSKQVNEAKATLNSIAEVRPVDVAAAKTEVENAIATLKHAQTELAGAYIKAPMAGQIIKIHTRVGEKISASGIADLAQTNQMMAVAEVYQTDIGKVKLGQQAVIISQAFVGELRGTVAQIGLQVNRQNVFSNQPGENLDSRVVEVKIRLNPEDSKRVAGFTNLQIQTAIEI
- a CDS encoding TetR/AcrR family transcriptional regulator, with product MPKIVDHEQYRKELLDKCFDLFAEKGYGSITMRQIAEGLRVSTGTLYHYFPSKQALFEQLAQEICEQDLSTALAELQGAQTLQESMEALGRYLVKNEDYFIKWTYIWIDFCQHKDSKEMLKNSIFKRNNQRYQKVIGDLFGIQDSVLASFVLSFVDGLILEKLWGNETIDFIEQCALLGKMLTVYLPQYPAEIKAQTHVLSSLES
- a CDS encoding endo-1,4-beta-xylanase — protein: MGFLQKDKQKEEPSAKELVLNYTAKNYPLRELAAAKGKRYGAAISSDILLKDKDYANLIARECSIVTPNGELKWNATEPQQGLFTFESADAIANFCQKHNIDMHGHTLFWHMGKPDWLPYPPTLKMIERHVKGVMGHYRNSKVLKSWDIANEIIADNENETDNPTYGLRKGVKPELIRDLFLIAASVDNSKEFYLNDFGIEGATWKSERFLKMVEYLKNSGVKIDGAGIQSHLWFSTAYSFDEKGFNSVLKRLNDLEVKPIITELDIIIDAPLPDSIEKLDQMIADSYKRYLDLCFAAKVDTVITWGLTDRHTWIRHPDWMPGKTFRDNPNLWKFLRPLPFDEKFQPKPAYNAIAQAFEQAT
- a CDS encoding WecB/TagA/CpsF family glycosyltransferase → MKNRFSYNLLGVQVDALSIPELNLLIEESIEKNKKWIIANHNMHSLYLFHNDPKMQAFYAKAKYTHIDGMPLLFIGKLLGFPMKREQRVTYADWVWPLMAEAADKGWRVFYLGSKPGVAEKGASILCRKFPGLQIACAHGYIDMNKDSQENLAILAAINAYKPHVLMVGMGMPRQEQWIYENLEHIHTNTILTSGACIDYVAGAIPTPPRWMGKMGLEWLYRLLSEPKRLWRRYLLEPWFLATLFLREIWSMPSQQKKNRFLIFISTKFPKFLA